A genomic region of Microcoleus sp. FACHB-831 contains the following coding sequences:
- the sfsA gene encoding DNA/RNA nuclease SfsA — translation MIQDTGQNKMNWLYRYPTLYPGILLKRYKRFFADIELTTGEVITAHCPNTGPMTGVSTPGSAVQVSYSDNPKRKLAYTWELIEVYDNAPTWVGINTALPNRVVKLALEKFLFPLGNYSQIRTEVAYGGDKRSRVDFLLTGDDSFRPIYLEVKNTTLAEGNLALFPDSETTRGQKHLRELMAIIPAARSVMFYFINRCDCDNFAPGDRADPVYGQLLRDGVAKGLEVLPCRFEISPEGIRYLGLAEFLPVRSPALLAPTPTPLC, via the coding sequence ATGATTCAGGATACTGGACAAAACAAAATGAATTGGCTCTATCGTTACCCAACCCTCTACCCTGGAATTTTGCTCAAACGCTACAAGCGTTTTTTTGCCGATATTGAACTAACAACAGGGGAGGTAATTACAGCTCATTGCCCTAATACTGGCCCAATGACGGGGGTTTCCACACCTGGTAGTGCGGTGCAAGTGTCGTACAGCGATAATCCTAAGCGCAAATTAGCCTATACATGGGAATTGATCGAGGTTTACGATAATGCACCAACTTGGGTGGGTATCAATACAGCTTTGCCAAATCGAGTGGTAAAGCTAGCGCTAGAAAAATTTTTATTTCCATTAGGCAACTACAGCCAAATTCGCACGGAAGTTGCCTATGGTGGCGATAAAAGAAGCCGCGTGGATTTTTTGCTGACGGGGGATGATTCTTTCCGCCCAATTTATCTGGAAGTCAAAAACACAACATTGGCAGAGGGGAATTTAGCTTTATTTCCCGATAGTGAAACAACCAGGGGACAGAAGCACCTGCGGGAACTGATGGCAATAATTCCCGCAGCAAGATCGGTGATGTTTTACTTTATAAATCGGTGCGATTGCGATAATTTTGCCCCTGGCGATCGCGCAGATCCAGTTTACGGGCAGTTGTTGCGAGATGGTGTTGCCAAAGGTTTAGAGGTATTGCCTTGCCGCTTTGAAATATCGCCGGAGGGTATTCGCTACTTGGGATTAGCAGAATTTCTACCAGTGCGATCGCCAGCTTTATTAGCTCCGACACCAACGCCCCTATGCTAG